A region from the Malus domestica chromosome 07, GDT2T_hap1 genome encodes:
- the LOC108173710 gene encoding uncharacterized mitochondrial protein AtMg00810-like translates to MQEEFNALLNTGTWSLVHSHPSQNLVGCKWVFRIKRKPDVSIDRFKARLVAKGFHQQQGLNYTETFSPVAKPVTIRLLLTLASKFNWFLNQLDAPRAWYEKLHTALSSLGFLGSQNDHSLFVKQTPDLVFILVYVDDILVTGPNSQACQDTQACQDTISQLSALFPIKDLGPLHFFLGIEVKRSSSDIFISQPKYILDLLKRAHMDGAKPCVTPLSTSSLDHTSPLLSNPAEYRSLVGGLQYLTWSRPDLSFAVNLVCQFMQQPRESHLQAVKRILRYLKGTIDLGLWFPKCSKPLSLNVFSDADWAGCHLDRRSTGGFCVFLGDSLISWSAKKQPIVARSSTEAEYRSLANTTAEITWICKLLVDVGLVLPCPPTL, encoded by the exons ATGCAGGAGGAATTTAATGCCCTTCTTAATACTGGCACTTGGTCTCTAGTTCATTCTCACCCTTCTCAGAACTTGGTAGGCTGCAAATGGGTTTTCAGAATCAAAAGGAAACCTGATGTATCTATAGACCGGTTCAAAGCTCGTTTAGTTGCAAAGGGATTCCATCAGCAACAAGGCCTCAACTATACAGAAACATTCAGTCCTGTAGCCAAACCGGTTACAATTCGATTGCTTCTTACCTTAGCATCCAAGTTTAACTGGTTTCTCAATCAACTTGAT GCTCCTCGCGCCTGGTATGAAAAATTGCACACAGCTTTATCCTCTCTTGGTTTTTTGGGATCTCAAAATGATCATTCTCTGTTTGTTAAACAGACTCCTGATCTTGTATTCATCTTggtctatgtggatgacatccTTGTCACTGGTCCCAATTCCCAAGCTTGCCAGGATACCCAAGCTTGCCAGGATACAATCTCTCAGCTCAGTGCTCTCTTTCCCATTAAAGACTTGGGTCCACTACATTTTTTCCTTGGCATTGAAGTAAAAAGGTCCTCATCTGACATCTTTATCTCTCAGCCCAAGTATATATTGGATTTACTTAAGAGAGCACATATGGATGGTGCTAAACCATGTGTTACTCCTCTAAGTACTTCCTCCCTGGATCATACTTCTCCACTGTTGTCTAATCCTGCAGAGTATAGATCCTTGGTGGGTGGACTGCAATATTTAACCTGGTCCAGACCTGACTTATCTTTTGCAGTCAATTTGGTATGTCAATTCATGCAGCAACCTAGAGAATCACATCTCCAAGCAGTCAAGCGAATACTTAGGTATCTCAAAGGCACCATTGATCTTGGTCTCTGGTTTCCCAAGTGTTCCAAGCCCCTTAGCCTCAATGTTTTTtcagatgctgattgggcaggttgCCATTTGGATAGACGATCCACTGgtgggttttgtgtttttctgGGAGATTCCCTTATCAGTTGGAGCGCCAAGAAACAACCTATAGTGGCACGCTCTTCCACTGAGGCTGAGTACAGATCCCTTGCAAATACAACTGCAGAAATCACATGGATATGCAAATTATTGGTTGATGTTGGCTTGGTTCTTCCCTGTCCTCCTACACTATAA